The genomic interval CGATCAAAGAAGTTGCACAAGCAATCATAGATTCTGTAATAAAAAATAAATAATGCATATAAATTTGCGTTCTAGAAAAAATCTGGGACGCAATTTTTATATGCATAAAATAAAAATTTGAACATATAATTTTAGTATGCAATTTTATCCAGATTTAAATTATTGCGTAATATTGAGCATTTTTGCAATAAAAGTTGATTTTATTAAGATATTTATTAAAAAAATTTCATAAAAAGGCTAAAAATTTGATTATTGGTATTGATTTTTATCCTCGAATTATATATCATGAAATATGTAATTAGCACTCACGTAAACTGAGTGCTAACAAAATTAAAATTTTCTTTATATTATAAAGGAGGCAAATAAAATGATTAAGCCATTAGGCGACAGAGTTGTCATCGAAGTTGTAGCAGGTGATTTAAAAACTGCAAGTGGTATCGTGTTACCGGATACTGCGAAAGAAAAACCTCAAGAGGGTACCGTTATAGCTGTTGGTACAGGTAAAGTTTCAGATAACGGCACTCGTATAGCACTTGATGTGAAAGCTGGCGACAAGATTATTTTCTCCAAATATGCTGGAACTGAAGTAAAAGCTGATGGTAAAGAATATTTAATCGTTAGCGAAAGAGATATTTTAGCGATTATCGCGTAATTACGATGAGAAAAAAATAAACTTAGGAGGCTACATAACATGGCAAAACAAATTTTGTTTAATGAAGAAGCACGTCGTGCTCTAGAAAAAGGCGTCGATGCATTAGCAAACGCTGTGAAAATTACTTTAGGGCCAAAAGGTCGTAATGTTGTACTTGATAAAAAATTTGGTGCACCTACAATTACAAATGATGGTGTAACAATTGCTCGTGATATTGATTTAGAAGATCCATTTGAAAATATGGGTGCGCAGCTTGTAAAAGAAGTAGCGACAAAAACAAATGATGTAGCTGGTGATGGTACAACTACAGCTACTTTACTAGCGCAAGCTATGATTCATGAAGGTATGCGTAATGTTGCTGCTGGAGCAAACCCAATGATCATCAGAAAAGGGATTGAACAAGCAGTCAAAGCACTTGTGGGCGAAATTAAAAATAACGCAAAAAAAGTTGAAGGAAAAGCAGCAATTGCACAAGTTGCTTCTATCTCTGCTGCAGATGAAGAAACTGGTACTTTGATTGCTGAAGCTATGGAAAAAGTCGGAAAAGACGGCGTTATTACTGTAGAAGAATCCAAAGGTATGGAAACAAGCCTTTCCGTAGTAGAAGGTATGCAATTTGATCGTGGATACATTTCTCCTTACATGGTGACGGATACAGATAAAATGGAAGCTGTTTTAAATGATCCATATATCTTAATCACAGACAGAAAGATCTCTGCTGTAGCGGATATGTTACCTGTCCTTGAAAAAGTGGTACAACAAGGAAAAGAGCTTGTAATTATTGCAGAAGATGTTGATGGAGAAGCACTTGCAACTTTAGTTGTAAATAAACTTCGTGGTACATTTAAAGCAGTTGCAATAAAAGCACCTGGCTTTGGCGATCGTCGTAAAGCAATGCTTGAAGATATTGCAATCTTAACTGGTGGTAATGTAATTACAGAAGAACTCGGACGTAAATTAGATAGCGTTGAGCTTGAAGATTTAGGACGTGCTCGTCAAATCCGTGTATCGAAAGAAGAAACTACAGTTGTCGATGGTGCTGGAGATCAAGCACAAATCAGTGCACGTGTAGAACAAATTAAAAGACAAATTCAAGAAACTACTTCTGATTTCGATAAAGAAAAACTTCAAGAACGTCTTGCTAAATTAGCTGGTGGTGTTGCTGTAATTGAGATTGGAGCGGCAACTGAAGTTGAATTGAAAGAAAAGAAACTTCGTATCGAAGATGCGTTGAATGCAACACGTGCTGCTGTTGAAGAAGGTATCGTAGCTGGCGGTGGTACAACATTTATTGATATCCTTCCAGTCCTTGATACGCTTGAAGCAACTGGCGATGTAAAAACTGGTATTTCGATTGTAAAACGTGCGATTGAAGAACCTGTTCGCCAAATTGCAAACAATGCAGGCCTTGAAGGTTCCGTTGTTGTTGAAAATGTTAAGAAGACAGGTAAGGGTATTGGTTTCAATGCTTTAACTGAAGAATATATCGACATGATTGCT from Massilibacillus massiliensis carries:
- the groES gene encoding co-chaperone GroES — protein: MIKPLGDRVVIEVVAGDLKTASGIVLPDTAKEKPQEGTVIAVGTGKVSDNGTRIALDVKAGDKIIFSKYAGTEVKADGKEYLIVSERDILAIIA
- the groL gene encoding chaperonin GroEL (60 kDa chaperone family; promotes refolding of misfolded polypeptides especially under stressful conditions; forms two stacked rings of heptamers to form a barrel-shaped 14mer; ends can be capped by GroES; misfolded proteins enter the barrel where they are refolded when GroES binds), which codes for MAKQILFNEEARRALEKGVDALANAVKITLGPKGRNVVLDKKFGAPTITNDGVTIARDIDLEDPFENMGAQLVKEVATKTNDVAGDGTTTATLLAQAMIHEGMRNVAAGANPMIIRKGIEQAVKALVGEIKNNAKKVEGKAAIAQVASISAADEETGTLIAEAMEKVGKDGVITVEESKGMETSLSVVEGMQFDRGYISPYMVTDTDKMEAVLNDPYILITDRKISAVADMLPVLEKVVQQGKELVIIAEDVDGEALATLVVNKLRGTFKAVAIKAPGFGDRRKAMLEDIAILTGGNVITEELGRKLDSVELEDLGRARQIRVSKEETTVVDGAGDQAQISARVEQIKRQIQETTSDFDKEKLQERLAKLAGGVAVIEIGAATEVELKEKKLRIEDALNATRAAVEEGIVAGGGTTFIDILPVLDTLEATGDVKTGISIVKRAIEEPVRQIANNAGLEGSVVVENVKKTGKGIGFNALTEEYIDMIAAGIVDPAKVTRSALQNAASIAAMVLTTETLVADKPEKDNGAGAAAAMAGMGGGMGMPGMM